The Microbacterium sp. SORGH_AS_0862 genome has a segment encoding these proteins:
- a CDS encoding glycoside hydrolase family 6 protein, which yields MSSTPARPARPRRRAFPRWLLITVLAASLVIVITAVGVVGWAITSGLQFLGAQAPGVGTRIVVPEESKASKAATEGGLESDAQAAADYLAAQPTAYWLTPEIDPIGDAGPRILNLAAEARDQDAALAVVVYGLPERDCGSQSAGGLDDASYATWTAEIGQALASVKDVQKIVVLEPDSLAQAPDCDANIGQRMSALHDAALRLVGVDTWVYLDGGHSNWRPASEMASLIQRVGVTDKVRGFATNVSNYNPTADEFAYAHEVSTLLGGSHALIDTSRNGAGVSTSEWCNDPTALVGDPGGTYGDDVVDTNLWIKPPGESDGVCNGGPRAGSWWPEGSVQLTRNVL from the coding sequence GTGAGTTCCACGCCAGCAAGGCCCGCCCGTCCACGCCGGCGCGCCTTTCCCCGCTGGCTGCTGATCACCGTGCTCGCGGCGAGCCTCGTGATCGTGATCACCGCCGTCGGCGTCGTCGGCTGGGCGATCACCTCCGGGCTGCAGTTCCTCGGCGCTCAGGCTCCGGGCGTCGGCACACGCATCGTGGTGCCGGAGGAGTCCAAGGCGAGCAAGGCCGCGACAGAGGGCGGGCTGGAGTCCGACGCGCAGGCCGCTGCCGACTATCTCGCCGCTCAACCGACCGCCTACTGGCTCACCCCCGAGATCGATCCGATCGGCGACGCAGGCCCCCGCATCCTGAACCTCGCCGCCGAGGCGCGCGATCAGGACGCGGCGCTCGCCGTCGTCGTGTACGGACTGCCCGAGCGCGACTGCGGCAGCCAGTCCGCAGGCGGGTTGGACGACGCCTCCTACGCGACCTGGACCGCGGAGATCGGCCAGGCGCTGGCGAGCGTGAAGGACGTGCAGAAGATCGTCGTCCTCGAGCCGGACAGCCTCGCCCAGGCACCCGACTGCGACGCCAACATCGGCCAGCGCATGAGCGCCCTTCACGATGCGGCACTGCGTCTCGTCGGCGTGGACACCTGGGTGTACCTCGACGGCGGGCACTCGAACTGGCGACCCGCCTCGGAGATGGCCTCTCTCATCCAGCGGGTCGGGGTCACCGACAAGGTGCGCGGCTTCGCCACCAACGTGTCGAACTACAACCCCACCGCGGACGAGTTCGCGTACGCGCACGAGGTGTCCACGCTCCTCGGCGGCAGCCACGCCCTCATCGACACGTCGCGCAACGGCGCCGGCGTCTCCACGAGCGAGTGGTGCAACGACCCGACGGCACTCGTGGGCGACCCCGGCGGCACCTACGGCGACGACGTCGTCGACACGAACCTGTGGATCAAGCCGCCCGGCGAGAGCGACGGCGTCTGCAACGGCGGACCACGCGCCGGATCCTGGTGGCCGGAAGGCTCCGTGCAGCTCACGCGCAACGTGCTCTGA
- the araA gene encoding L-arabinose isomerase: MPRTPLSSSLDGYEVWFVTGSQNLYGEETLKQVAEQSQAVVAGLGELPVKVVWKPVLKDADSIRRMALEINSRDDVIGVIAWMHTFSPAKMWISGLDALQKPLLHLHTQANVELPWADIDFDFMNLNQAAHGDREFGYIQTRLGVARKTVVGHVSNPVVRQQIEDWERAAAGWAAVRTLKLARFGDNMRYVAVTEGDKTEAELRFGVQVNTWGVNELADAVAAASESDIDALVAEYEELYDVVDELRVGGERHQSLRDGAAIELGLRSFLEEGGFGAFTTSFEDLGALKQLPGLAVQRLMAEGYGFGAEGDWKTAILVRVANVMGAGLPGGASLMEDYTYDLVAGDEKILGAHMLEVAPSLTTAKPRLEIHPLGIGGKEDPVRLVFTADPGSAVVVAMSDMRDRFRLVANVVENVSAPELPKLPVGRAVWKPAPDFATSAACWLAAGAAHHTVMSTAVGIEVFRDFAEIAKTELVVIDEATTVRDFQRELRWNQAYYRLAQGL; the protein is encoded by the coding sequence ATGCCTCGCACACCCTTGTCCAGCTCCCTCGACGGCTACGAGGTCTGGTTCGTCACCGGCAGCCAGAACCTCTACGGCGAAGAGACGCTCAAGCAGGTCGCTGAACAGTCCCAGGCCGTCGTCGCGGGTTTGGGCGAGCTTCCCGTGAAGGTCGTCTGGAAGCCTGTGCTCAAGGACGCCGACTCGATCCGTCGGATGGCGCTGGAGATCAACAGCCGCGATGACGTCATCGGCGTCATCGCGTGGATGCACACCTTCAGCCCCGCCAAGATGTGGATCTCGGGCCTCGACGCCCTCCAGAAGCCGCTGCTGCACCTGCACACGCAGGCCAACGTCGAGCTGCCGTGGGCCGACATCGACTTCGACTTCATGAACCTCAACCAGGCCGCCCACGGCGACCGCGAGTTCGGCTACATCCAGACGCGGCTGGGCGTTGCGCGCAAGACGGTGGTCGGACACGTGTCGAACCCGGTCGTCCGCCAGCAGATCGAGGACTGGGAGCGCGCCGCTGCCGGCTGGGCCGCGGTGCGCACGTTGAAGCTGGCCCGCTTCGGCGACAACATGCGCTACGTCGCCGTCACCGAGGGTGACAAGACCGAGGCGGAGCTGCGCTTCGGCGTTCAGGTGAACACCTGGGGCGTCAACGAGCTGGCGGATGCGGTCGCCGCCGCATCCGAGTCCGACATCGACGCGCTCGTGGCCGAGTACGAGGAACTGTACGACGTCGTCGACGAGCTGCGCGTGGGAGGCGAGCGGCACCAGTCCCTGCGCGACGGAGCCGCGATCGAGCTCGGCCTGCGCTCGTTCCTCGAGGAGGGGGGCTTCGGCGCCTTCACGACGAGCTTCGAAGATCTCGGCGCCCTGAAGCAGCTCCCCGGCCTGGCCGTCCAGCGCCTCATGGCCGAGGGCTATGGCTTCGGCGCCGAGGGCGACTGGAAGACGGCGATCCTCGTGCGTGTGGCAAACGTCATGGGTGCAGGTCTGCCCGGCGGCGCGAGCCTGATGGAGGACTACACCTACGACCTCGTGGCAGGTGACGAGAAGATCCTCGGCGCGCACATGCTCGAAGTCGCCCCGTCGCTGACCACCGCCAAGCCGCGGTTGGAGATCCATCCGCTCGGCATCGGCGGCAAGGAAGACCCGGTGCGCCTGGTCTTCACCGCCGACCCCGGCTCTGCCGTCGTCGTCGCCATGAGCGACATGCGCGACCGGTTCCGTCTGGTGGCCAACGTGGTCGAGAACGTGTCCGCGCCGGAGCTGCCGAAGCTGCCCGTGGGTCGTGCCGTGTGGAAGCCCGCTCCCGACTTCGCGACCTCGGCCGCTTGCTGGCTCGCGGCGGGAGCCGCCCACCACACGGTGATGTCGACCGCGGTCGGCATCGAGGTGTTCCGGGACTTCGCCGAGATTGCGAAGACCGAGCTGGTGGTCATCGACGAGGCGACCACGGTGCGTGACTTCCAGCGGGAGCTCCGCTGGAACCAGGCGTACTACCGCCTCGCGCAGGGCCTGTGA
- a CDS encoding L-ribulose-5-phosphate 4-epimerase has protein sequence MTGSAATPFPSDVQAAIDAVRDDVATLHGELVRYGLVVWTGGNVSGRVPGADLFVIKPSGVSYDDLTPANMILCDLDGNVIPGTPGSERSPSSDTAAHAYVYRNMPDVGGVVHTHSDYAVAWAARGEEIPCVITAMADEFGGPIPVGPFAIIGDDSIGRGIVETLRGHRSRAVLMRNHGPFTIGVSAKDAVKAAVMVEDVARTVHIARQGGELVPIPQEAIDSLYARYQNVYGQSGDDRR, from the coding sequence GTGACAGGCAGCGCAGCCACGCCCTTCCCCTCTGACGTCCAAGCGGCCATCGACGCCGTCCGCGATGATGTCGCGACTCTGCACGGTGAACTTGTGCGCTACGGACTGGTGGTGTGGACCGGAGGCAACGTCTCGGGTCGGGTGCCGGGTGCGGACCTGTTCGTGATCAAGCCGTCCGGCGTCTCCTACGACGATCTGACCCCGGCGAACATGATCCTCTGCGATCTCGACGGCAACGTGATCCCGGGCACGCCCGGCAGCGAGCGTTCGCCCTCGAGCGACACGGCCGCGCACGCCTACGTCTACCGCAACATGCCCGACGTGGGCGGGGTCGTGCACACGCACTCCGACTACGCCGTCGCGTGGGCGGCCCGCGGCGAGGAGATCCCCTGCGTGATCACCGCGATGGCCGACGAGTTCGGCGGCCCGATCCCGGTCGGACCCTTCGCGATCATCGGCGACGACTCGATCGGCCGTGGGATCGTCGAGACGCTGCGCGGGCATCGCTCGCGCGCAGTCCTCATGCGCAACCACGGGCCGTTCACGATCGGCGTGAGCGCGAAGGATGCGGTCAAGGCGGCCGTCATGGTGGAGGACGTCGCGCGTACGGTGCACATCGCGCGTCAGGGCGGCGAGCTCGTTCCGATCCCTCAGGAGGCGATCGACAGCCTGTACGCGCGGTACCAGAACGTCTACGGACAGAGCGGGGACGACCGGCGATGA
- a CDS encoding aldose 1-epimerase family protein, translating into MTGSVPLSGTQHLLRSGDVEACIASVGASLRTLTHAGRDLVVPFGADEVRPAYRGATLAPWPNRVVDGRYAFGGEDYRLALTEPARGHALHGLAAWLDYTAIDKGPDHVTLSAVVEAQDGYPWRVRVETRFALDAEGLTQTVTAFNESDTAAPYGTGPHPYLVAGDGLVDDWTFELPAAEVLHVTEDRLAPTELRAAEADDSSRFDYRTARRIGAAEIDHAYTGLIRDADGLATVRVTDADGRGVAMTWDAACPWVQVHTADRPGLSGHRVGLAIEPMTCAPDAFNADRYPYDAGLQVLEPGGSLSASWTIRAI; encoded by the coding sequence ATGACGGGCTCGGTGCCGCTGTCGGGAACCCAGCACCTGCTGCGGTCGGGTGATGTGGAGGCGTGCATCGCGAGCGTCGGTGCGTCGCTGCGCACCCTCACGCACGCCGGGCGCGACCTCGTCGTCCCCTTCGGGGCGGACGAGGTCCGTCCCGCCTACCGAGGGGCGACCCTTGCCCCGTGGCCCAACCGGGTCGTGGACGGCCGCTACGCCTTCGGGGGCGAGGACTACCGTCTCGCCCTGACCGAGCCCGCCCGCGGCCACGCGCTGCACGGACTCGCGGCATGGCTCGACTACACGGCGATCGACAAGGGCCCGGATCACGTCACCCTGTCCGCGGTGGTCGAGGCGCAGGACGGATACCCGTGGCGCGTCCGCGTCGAGACGCGTTTCGCGTTGGATGCGGAGGGCCTGACGCAGACGGTGACCGCGTTCAACGAGTCCGACACGGCGGCCCCGTACGGTACGGGCCCGCATCCGTATCTCGTGGCAGGTGATGGACTCGTCGACGACTGGACCTTCGAGCTGCCCGCCGCCGAGGTCCTGCACGTCACGGAGGATCGGCTGGCGCCGACCGAGCTGCGCGCGGCCGAGGCGGACGACTCGTCGCGGTTCGACTACCGCACCGCACGACGGATCGGTGCGGCCGAGATCGACCACGCCTACACCGGACTCATCCGCGACGCGGATGGCCTGGCGACGGTTCGCGTGACGGATGCGGATGGCCGCGGCGTCGCGATGACGTGGGATGCGGCGTGCCCCTGGGTCCAGGTGCACACGGCCGACCGCCCCGGGCTCTCGGGGCACCGCGTGGGGCTCGCGATCGAGCCCATGACCTGCGCGCCGGACGCGTTCAACGCGGACCGGTACCCCTACGACGCCGGCCTGCAGGTTCTCGAGCCCGGGGGGTCGCTCTCGGCGAGCTGGACCATCCGCGCCATCTGA
- a CDS encoding FdhF/YdeP family oxidoreductase, whose product MPMKPPTANIDETRVHVSRPKKVAVGVPAVLHALQIANEQMGLKRSAETLLRVNQKDGFDCPGCAWPEEDKRHVAEFCENGAKAVAEEATVRRVGPEFFAAHSIEDLREGDDWWLGQQGRLTHPMVLDEGATHYRPISWDAALEMIADELRSLSHPDEAVFYTSGRTSNEAAFLYQLLVRGLGTNNLPDCSNMCHESSGSALTETIGIGKGTVSIEDIHEADLLIVAGQNPGTNHPRMLSALEKAKQRGARIIAVNPLPEAGLMRFENPQTPRGVAFGGTKLADRFVQIRSGGDQALFHAIGKHLLEAQDRDGDVLDTAFISAHTSGFESYRRQMADAEWAQLEEATGLGEQELRAIGDEVRASKATIVCWAMGLTQHKHSVPTLRDVVNVLLLQGNIGRPGAGVCPVRGHSNVQGDRTVGIYEKPADAFLDALDREFSFAAPRAHGFDTVAAIRAMRDGKVRFFMGMGGNFVSATPDTAVVEAGMARVGLTVHVSTKLNRSHVITGRRALILPTLGRTDRDRRGGREQRVTVEDSMGAVHASRGRLAPPSDDMLSEVAIIARLCALVFGGGSSPQDAPASHDGDHERTLPEHGTVESESPDAAGLHDPANVPRADWVALEADYALIRSHIERVIPGFEDYESRIQKGRTFFLPNGPRDERRFATIDGKARFTVNPLEYPHIPAGRLLLQTLRSHDQYNTTVYGKDDRYRGIHGGRRVVLVNAEDIRELGFVDGEIVDLVSEWTDADGGMEERRAESFRIVSYDTPRQNAAAYYPETNVLVPLESVADVSGTPTSKAVIVRLEHR is encoded by the coding sequence ATGCCGATGAAGCCGCCGACGGCCAATATCGATGAGACCCGCGTGCACGTGTCGCGACCGAAGAAGGTCGCGGTGGGCGTGCCGGCCGTGCTCCACGCGCTCCAGATCGCGAACGAGCAGATGGGCCTCAAACGATCCGCCGAGACCCTCCTCCGCGTCAATCAGAAGGACGGTTTCGACTGTCCCGGCTGCGCGTGGCCGGAGGAGGACAAGCGCCACGTCGCGGAGTTCTGCGAGAACGGCGCCAAGGCCGTCGCGGAAGAGGCGACCGTGCGCCGCGTCGGGCCGGAGTTCTTCGCTGCGCACTCGATCGAGGACCTGCGCGAGGGCGACGACTGGTGGCTCGGCCAGCAGGGGCGATTGACGCATCCGATGGTGCTCGACGAGGGCGCAACGCACTACCGACCGATCTCGTGGGATGCAGCGCTCGAGATGATCGCGGACGAGCTGAGGTCACTGTCGCACCCCGACGAGGCGGTGTTCTACACATCGGGTCGCACCTCGAACGAGGCGGCGTTCCTGTACCAGCTGCTCGTGCGCGGTCTCGGCACCAACAACCTCCCCGACTGCTCGAACATGTGCCACGAGTCGAGCGGCTCGGCGCTGACCGAGACGATCGGCATCGGCAAGGGCACCGTCTCGATCGAGGACATCCACGAGGCGGACCTGCTGATCGTGGCAGGTCAGAACCCCGGCACCAACCATCCGCGCATGCTGTCCGCCCTCGAGAAGGCCAAACAGCGCGGAGCGCGCATCATCGCGGTGAACCCGCTGCCCGAGGCGGGGCTCATGCGGTTCGAGAATCCGCAGACCCCGCGCGGTGTCGCTTTCGGCGGCACGAAGCTCGCCGACCGCTTCGTGCAGATCCGCTCCGGCGGCGATCAGGCTCTCTTCCACGCGATCGGCAAGCATCTGCTCGAGGCGCAGGACCGTGACGGCGACGTGCTGGACACGGCCTTCATCAGCGCCCACACGAGCGGGTTCGAGTCGTACCGCCGGCAGATGGCGGATGCGGAGTGGGCCCAGTTGGAGGAGGCCACCGGCCTCGGCGAGCAGGAGCTGCGGGCGATCGGCGACGAGGTGCGCGCCTCGAAGGCGACGATCGTGTGCTGGGCGATGGGGCTCACGCAGCACAAGCACTCCGTGCCCACCCTCCGCGACGTCGTGAACGTGCTGCTGCTCCAGGGCAACATCGGCCGTCCCGGCGCCGGCGTCTGCCCCGTGCGCGGCCACTCGAACGTGCAGGGCGACCGCACGGTCGGCATTTACGAGAAGCCGGCGGATGCGTTCCTCGACGCTCTCGATCGGGAGTTCTCGTTCGCGGCGCCCCGCGCTCACGGCTTCGACACGGTCGCGGCCATCCGTGCGATGCGCGACGGCAAGGTGCGCTTCTTCATGGGGATGGGCGGCAACTTCGTGTCGGCGACCCCCGACACCGCGGTCGTCGAGGCGGGTATGGCTCGCGTGGGCCTCACGGTGCACGTGTCGACCAAACTCAACCGCTCCCACGTCATCACCGGCCGGCGTGCCCTCATCCTCCCGACGCTCGGGCGCACGGACCGCGACCGTCGCGGCGGCCGGGAGCAGCGCGTCACAGTGGAGGATTCGATGGGTGCCGTGCACGCCTCGCGTGGTCGGCTCGCCCCGCCCTCGGACGACATGCTCAGCGAGGTCGCGATCATCGCGCGGCTGTGCGCGCTCGTCTTCGGCGGCGGATCCTCGCCCCAGGACGCGCCGGCATCCCATGACGGTGACCACGAACGCACCCTCCCCGAGCACGGGACGGTGGAGTCGGAGAGTCCGGATGCGGCCGGCCTCCACGACCCGGCCAACGTGCCGCGGGCGGACTGGGTCGCTCTCGAGGCGGACTACGCCCTCATCCGCTCGCACATCGAGCGGGTGATCCCCGGCTTCGAGGACTACGAGAGCCGCATCCAGAAGGGACGCACCTTCTTCCTGCCGAACGGTCCGCGCGACGAGCGCCGGTTCGCGACGATCGACGGGAAGGCGCGTTTCACCGTCAACCCGCTCGAGTACCCGCACATCCCCGCCGGGCGCCTGCTGCTGCAGACGCTGCGCTCACACGATCAGTACAACACCACCGTCTACGGCAAGGATGACCGGTACCGCGGGATCCACGGCGGTCGCCGCGTCGTGCTCGTGAACGCCGAAGACATCCGCGAGCTCGGCTTCGTCGACGGGGAGATCGTCGACCTCGTCTCCGAGTGGACGGATGCGGACGGCGGGATGGAGGAGCGTCGCGCCGAGAGCTTCCGCATCGTCTCCTACGACACGCCCCGTCAGAACGCGGCCGCCTATTACCCCGAGACGAACGTGCTCGTGCCCCTGGAGTCGGTCGCCGACGTGAGCGGGACGCCGACCTCGAAGGCGGTCATCGTGCGCCTCGAGCACCGCTGA
- a CDS encoding YdeI/OmpD-associated family protein, translating to MRFETTMSQFGSNTGIEIPADVIEELGGGRRPALVVTVNGYTYRSTVGAMGGKRLIPFSADKRRETGIGGGDAIDVDVELDTAPRTVEVPEDLAEALASVGLRPAFDALSPSAQKAHVTAVTGAKAAETRQRRVDRVVESLR from the coding sequence ATGCGGTTCGAGACGACCATGTCGCAGTTCGGTAGCAACACGGGCATCGAGATCCCCGCGGACGTCATCGAGGAGCTCGGCGGCGGCCGTCGCCCCGCGCTGGTGGTGACCGTCAACGGCTACACATATCGCTCGACCGTCGGGGCGATGGGGGGCAAGCGCCTGATCCCGTTCAGCGCGGACAAGCGGCGCGAGACGGGCATCGGCGGTGGCGATGCCATCGACGTCGACGTCGAGCTCGACACCGCTCCGCGCACGGTGGAGGTGCCGGAGGACCTCGCCGAGGCGCTGGCATCCGTGGGGCTCCGCCCCGCCTTCGACGCATTGTCGCCCAGCGCGCAGAAGGCCCACGTCACCGCGGTGACGGGCGCCAAGGCGGCAGAGACGCGGCAACGCCGTGTCGATCGAGTGGTCGAGTCCTTGCGCTGA
- a CDS encoding xylulokinase, with the protein MTAADAITTGRTWLGIELGSTRIKACLIDETGAVIAVGAHAWENSYVDRLWTYSLDEVVAGLQAAYAALVADAIQRHGVRPETHAAIGVSAMMHGYLAFDASGELLVPFRTWRNTNTGPASSALSELFGVNIPLRWSIAHLHQAAIDAEPHVPHIASINTLAGYVHRRLTGRSVLGVGDASGMFPIDAATRDYDAELLARYDALGAIDVPLADILPEVLPAGREAGALTPEGAALLDPSGVLRAGIPLCPPEGDAGTGMVATNAVASRTGNVSAGTSIFAMVVLERPLERVHHELDLVTTPAGDPVAMVHCNNGASELAAWVEMFSRFSAASGRPLDADAVFEALFREAVAGEADAGGLLAYNHLAGEPIAGLDEGRPLVVRTPDSRLTLANFMRAQLYGVFGTLALGMRVLAEEGVALDLMFAHGGMFRTAGVAQRFLAGALAAPVAVGETASEGGAWGIAVLAAYLGESDQFDLSTYLERRVFAGAATSTAEPDADDVAGFAAYLERYRSGLAIEAAAVAAL; encoded by the coding sequence ATGACCGCTGCAGACGCCATCACGACGGGGCGTACCTGGCTCGGTATCGAGCTCGGCTCCACGCGCATCAAAGCCTGCCTGATCGACGAGACCGGCGCGGTGATCGCGGTGGGCGCTCATGCGTGGGAGAACAGCTACGTCGACCGCCTCTGGACCTACTCCCTGGACGAGGTCGTCGCGGGCCTGCAGGCCGCGTACGCGGCGCTCGTGGCGGATGCGATCCAGCGTCACGGCGTGCGCCCCGAGACCCACGCCGCCATCGGCGTCTCCGCGATGATGCACGGCTATCTCGCGTTCGACGCGTCCGGTGAGCTGCTCGTGCCCTTCCGGACGTGGCGCAACACCAACACGGGGCCCGCATCGAGCGCGCTGAGCGAGCTGTTCGGAGTCAACATCCCCCTGCGCTGGTCGATCGCGCACCTGCACCAGGCGGCCATCGACGCCGAGCCGCACGTGCCCCACATCGCCTCGATCAACACCCTCGCGGGATACGTCCACCGCCGTCTGACCGGTCGGTCGGTGCTCGGCGTGGGCGACGCATCGGGCATGTTCCCGATCGACGCGGCCACGCGCGACTACGACGCGGAGCTGCTCGCCCGTTATGACGCACTCGGTGCGATCGATGTTCCGCTGGCCGACATCCTCCCGGAGGTGCTTCCCGCGGGACGCGAGGCGGGCGCACTCACCCCTGAAGGCGCAGCGCTCCTCGACCCGTCGGGCGTGCTCCGTGCCGGCATCCCGCTCTGCCCGCCTGAGGGCGATGCCGGGACCGGCATGGTGGCCACCAACGCCGTGGCTTCGCGCACGGGCAACGTGAGCGCGGGAACGAGCATCTTCGCGATGGTCGTCCTCGAGCGCCCCCTCGAGCGGGTGCACCACGAGCTCGACCTCGTCACCACGCCCGCGGGGGATCCCGTCGCGATGGTGCACTGCAACAACGGGGCGAGTGAGCTTGCCGCCTGGGTCGAGATGTTCTCGCGCTTCTCTGCCGCATCCGGTCGTCCTCTCGATGCGGACGCCGTCTTCGAGGCGCTCTTCCGCGAGGCGGTCGCCGGTGAAGCGGATGCGGGTGGGCTGCTCGCCTACAACCATCTCGCCGGCGAACCCATCGCCGGACTCGATGAGGGGCGTCCCCTCGTCGTGCGCACGCCCGACAGTCGCCTGACCCTCGCGAACTTCATGCGTGCCCAGCTCTACGGCGTGTTCGGGACCCTGGCCCTCGGGATGCGGGTGCTCGCCGAGGAGGGCGTCGCGCTCGATCTGATGTTCGCGCACGGTGGCATGTTCCGCACGGCCGGCGTCGCCCAGCGCTTCCTCGCGGGCGCGCTCGCCGCCCCCGTCGCGGTCGGCGAGACCGCATCCGAGGGCGGCGCCTGGGGGATCGCGGTGCTCGCTGCGTATCTCGGCGAGTCCGACCAGTTCGATCTGTCCACCTACCTCGAGCGCCGAGTGTTCGCCGGCGCCGCGACCTCGACCGCGGAGCCCGACGCCGACGACGTCGCCGGCTTCGCCGCCTACCTCGAGCGCTACCGGTCCGGCCTCGCCATCGAAGCCGCTGCCGTCGCCGCGCTCTGA
- a CDS encoding universal stress protein: MSDSIIVGVTDAEGSQRAVDWAAARALRGGERLVLFSVVGGATGAVGEDDVLTAAVAATRARLEQQADRLRSTGVSCEVRVSHGNPVAELVEASKEARLLVIGGEKRGQGRRGQHGYRIAAGSHSPVVVVPLDALADGEGVVVGVDGSEVSDAAVAFAAAEAERFGETLTIVSAWMPVAVPGDFGVYPDLYLTDLNAITQSAVDRVAEKVSEAYPGLHVQTRVVEGDPAAAIADAAGAARLVVVGSHGRGAFARFLLGSVSEEVVSQVTTATAVVR; this comes from the coding sequence ATGTCGGACTCGATCATCGTGGGCGTGACGGATGCGGAGGGCTCGCAGCGTGCGGTCGACTGGGCGGCGGCTCGGGCGCTTCGAGGCGGGGAGCGGCTCGTGCTGTTCTCCGTCGTGGGCGGCGCCACCGGAGCCGTGGGCGAGGACGACGTGTTGACGGCGGCCGTCGCCGCCACGCGTGCGCGCCTCGAGCAGCAGGCCGACCGCCTGCGGTCGACGGGTGTCTCGTGCGAGGTGCGCGTCTCGCACGGCAATCCGGTCGCAGAGCTCGTGGAGGCGTCGAAGGAGGCACGGCTGCTCGTGATCGGCGGAGAGAAGCGCGGGCAGGGGCGCCGTGGTCAGCACGGCTACCGGATCGCCGCAGGATCCCACTCGCCCGTCGTCGTGGTGCCGCTGGATGCGCTCGCGGACGGGGAGGGCGTCGTGGTCGGTGTCGACGGCTCGGAGGTCTCCGACGCGGCGGTGGCATTCGCGGCGGCTGAGGCCGAGCGCTTCGGCGAGACCCTGACGATCGTCTCGGCGTGGATGCCGGTCGCCGTTCCCGGCGATTTCGGCGTGTACCCCGATCTCTATCTCACGGATCTCAACGCGATCACCCAGTCCGCCGTCGACCGTGTGGCAGAGAAGGTGAGCGAGGCGTACCCGGGCCTCCACGTGCAGACCCGCGTCGTCGAAGGTGATCCCGCCGCGGCGATCGCGGATGCGGCGGGCGCGGCGAGGCTCGTCGTCGTCGGTTCGCACGGGCGCGGCGCCTTCGCGCGCTTCCTTCTCGGATCGGTCAGCGAGGAGGTCGTTTCTCAGGTGACGACCGCCACGGCCGTCGTCCGCTGA
- a CDS encoding asparagine synthase, whose translation MASRADEPTEHKGLGALWAARASRPKLADVVAEGVYIAAAATRLSLKNHILVDILSAGEGFDADRFVPDAKDALLKLAEEAEADAERAERERKLARGRFSDSGGTHDYRSRDVRNLRRRRKQSLRIAEELRERAEDLDGLRELVEAAREAAWAEVARNIDSSLRIEAARPDLEPGYDKMRQARMQSLRLVDLPRLAAHRRRLNAKGEDAAPAVSAASERRGGIDLSELE comes from the coding sequence GTGGCATCACGAGCGGACGAACCGACGGAACACAAGGGACTCGGAGCCCTGTGGGCCGCCCGCGCGTCGCGCCCGAAACTCGCCGACGTCGTCGCCGAGGGCGTCTACATCGCCGCGGCCGCCACACGCTTGTCGCTGAAGAACCACATCCTCGTCGACATCCTCTCCGCGGGAGAAGGTTTCGACGCCGACCGGTTCGTTCCCGACGCGAAGGACGCGCTGCTGAAGCTCGCCGAGGAGGCCGAGGCGGACGCCGAGCGCGCGGAGAGGGAGCGCAAGCTGGCGCGCGGCCGCTTCAGCGACTCCGGCGGCACGCATGACTATCGCAGTCGCGACGTGCGCAACCTCCGGCGCAGACGAAAGCAGTCCCTGCGCATCGCGGAGGAGCTCCGCGAGCGCGCGGAGGACCTCGACGGGCTCCGCGAGCTGGTCGAGGCGGCGCGCGAGGCGGCGTGGGCCGAGGTCGCGCGCAACATCGACAGCTCGCTGCGGATCGAGGCGGCCCGTCCCGACCTCGAGCCGGGGTACGACAAGATGCGGCAGGCGCGGATGCAGAGCCTGCGCCTCGTCGACCTCCCTCGTCTCGCCGCGCATCGACGCAGGTTGAACGCGAAGGGCGAGGACGCGGCACCCGCGGTGTCCGCCGCGAGCGAGCGGCGCGGCGGAATCGACCTCAGCGAGCTCGAGTAG